CGTATCTGATTCCACCCAAGGTATTCAGCTAAGGTTACGTAACATTACTTATTATATACGTTTGTCTCTAATATCCTTACATCTTATTCTATGCTAAAAAAATATCTTGTCAGGTTCTTCTTCTCTTATACACCAGATGTTCAACCAACTAGACTCAATCCAGGGAGACCCATAACATATTCCTTTTCAAATGACAAAGTTATCAACCTTCAACAATCGCATATACTTAATAATGAAAATTCTACGAATGAAGTACAATCTAATAAATTCAAAGGAATTTCTGCACGTAAGAATCGGCTCAAATACTCAACtgtaaattatttattatatacatatatacatttttgtatatatatttttttttagattaTGTGTGCGTGTGAGTGTTTCATTATGTTTGTATTTATCTGTATTTACTTATTCCTGACATACATACATCATATAATTATTACGGACTATATAGACGTAGGGGATGCTATTTACGTGTGTACTGCATGTAAAGCCAGACTATGGAAGGTTGAGGCTCTTAGGGGTAACAAAGTGTTTCGTTCTAAGATGTATTCATTGTGTTGCATACATGGCAAAGTTTTACTACCCAACTTGATACCTCCTCTGGAATATCTTCTTGATTTGTATCGAGGTCAGTCAACAAAAAGTAAAAACTTTGTTGACAATGTTCGACGATACAATATGATGTTTAGTTTTACATCAATGGGTGGGAAGATTGATCATAAGGTCAATTCTGGATGTGGACTTTATGTTTATCGAATCTATGGTCAAAATTATCACTTAGTAGGTAGCTTGATCCCCGAAGAAGGAGAATCTCCAAAGTATTGTCAACTATACATATATGATACAACTAACGAGTCGCAAAAAAGAATAAATGCTTATAATGGGTAAATTCTTTTTATTTTCATATATTTACAAATTACATATATTAAGGTATACAGAACAATGAATTATAttgatatattttgtttttcttttcattCTATACAGGTGACGTATGGTTAATAGTTCTTCTAATCCCTATGCCATTAAATTTACAACTGTACATGAAATTCAAGGCTTACTGGATGCAATTAATCCCTTAGTAAAAAAATTTCATATGGAGAGAGATAGATTTGCGATGAATGAAAGGGAACCTATCCGAATAAAACTGATTTGTAGTTCGGATAAGGATGGTAGAACACACAATCTACCAACAACTGATGAAGTTGCTGCTATAATAGTCGGTGATGTCGATGGTACGGCTGACAAGAGAGATATCATACTGGAAAAATGATCTCGACAGTTTAGACGTATCAGTGAATTGCATATTAGGTATCTTGCACTTCAGTATCCTTTGTTGTTTCCATTTACAGAGGATGGATATAGGACAGATGTGTATCATCGTGGCATTGATGTTTCAAATGAGCCTAGACATAATAAGCTTACAATTAGAGAGTTTTTTGCATATCGAGTACAATCTCGTGTTGGTGAAGTGTCGTTAATTTTGTTGTCAAGAAAGTTGTTGCAACAGTTTATTGTTGATGCATACACTATGGTTGAGAATACACGCTCAAACTACATTCAAAATAATCAAAAGATTTTGCGTGTAACTCCTTACTCTAACCTTTACGATGCACAAGAAAGTGGTCACCAAGAAGTTTCCGACATTGGTAATAGGGTGATTTTACCTACTTCTTTCACCGGTGGTGCAAGGTATCTACAGCAGAACTACTTGGACTCAATGGCCATCGTTAGAGCGTATGGACATCCTGATTTGTTTATAACGTTTACATGCATTCCTAAATGACCTGAAATTTTAATATTCTTATATGAGGATAACTTAAATCCTGAAGACATGCCTGACATCGTATGCAGGGTGTTTAAAATTAAGCTAGATGCTCTTATGAATAATTTCAAGCGTGAAAAAACATTTGGAAAATTGCTTGGGggtaatcattatttatatttttaacgagattattaaacaaaatatgagTAATATATATGTCAAATTAaatgatatatacatttacatacgcGCAGATTTATACAGGATAAAATTTCATAAGCGAGGTCTACAGCACGCTCACATTTGCTTATTCCTCGACAAAAAAGACAAGGTTCCAAGTCCAGATGACATCGACAATTTTATTACCGTAGAAATACCCAACAAAGATACTGATCCTGAATTATACTCTATTGTATCTGTGTTTATGATTCATGGACCTTGTGGACCAAAACATTCAACGCGCCCATGTATGACAAAACAAGGATTTTGTTCAAAGCATTTCCCAAAGGATTTTACAGAAGAAACTCATTTTGATGGGGCTGGATATCCTCGATATAAAAGACGTCAGGATGGTAATTTTGTTATGAAAGGCACCACACAGCTCGACAACAGGTTATAATATGAATTCTTATGTTTATACATAAACTATAATATTCTTAATATCCGTACAATAACGTGTTAAATATCTATAATCGTAATGTATTaatattatgttatattaaattaaattataacttATAAAATGCCAATCTTATTACACTAACAACTAGCAGTGCAGTATTATGCTAAATTTGAACATATTATATGCCATTGCAGGTACGTTGTTCCTTACAACAAGGAATTAATGAAACAATTTCAAGCACATATGAATGTTGAATGGTGCAACCAGATCGGATCCATAAAATATTTATTCAAATACATAAGTAAGGGTCCAGACAGAATATCAATTGCAATTCAAAATTCTGATGCTGCAAATTCAAATCAGAGAGAATCTAATCTGAAAGATGAGATTGAAAATTATTACAGTTGTCGTTACCTGTCAGCATGTGAAGCATCATGGCGTTTGTTCAACTTTGAAATTTTACACAGAAGTCCAGCGATGTACAGGATTCAATTTCATCTACCAAACCATCAACCAATTCTTTATGATGCAGATGATTATGTGGATTCAGTTCTATCAAATCCAAGTGTAGGTACATCTCAGTTCATCAAGTGGATGTGGTGTAATTAGATTGATGAAGATGCTCGTTAGTATACGTATGTTGAATTTCTAAGGCATTATGTGTGGAATAAATCAACTAGAAAATGGACGAGACGTAAAGAACAACGAACAGTTGGAAGAATCAATTTTGTGCCTCCCAAGGCTGGTGAAACCTATTATTTACGTATATTGCTCAACAAAGTAAAGGGACCCACTTTCTATGAAGATATACGAACAGTAAATAATCAGGTTCATGATACATTCAAGGAAGCTTGCTACGCATTGGGACTTCTTGATGATGATCGTGAATATGTTGCTTCAATTAAAGTGACTTATGAAGTTGCATCAGGTGATTTTTGTCGCGACTTATTTGTTTCCTTAATAACATCAGACAGCCTCTCATGTGCAGATCGTGTTTGGAAAGAAACATGTGACCTTTTGTCCAAAGATTTAAAATGAGAGTGCACTGAACAACAACGTAATTTAGGTAACAACTATTTATATGTCATTTATCTTAACTCTTATTACTTTATGTTAACTTTGTTTACCTGTTGTCAATTTAACAATTTCACCTACTATTTctgtttttttatattttatttgtttTAAAATCACTTCAGGTATCATATACATTTTCCATTtctatatgtatatgcataataTGTATAACAAATTTTAAGAGATAAAATTTTTTTATATGTATAACTATAATAGATGATACACAAACTATAATGTCTTTGTTATAAAACTTTTTGATATATAACATGTACATAATATACTTATATACTCTTCCATGTAGATGAAAATGAACTGAAGAAGATACTCTACAACCTAGCTTTAGCAAAGATCGAACGATTGTTGAATAGATCTGAAAATAGCTTAAAGAATATTCCAAACATGCCATTTCTTGATTATGAGTACATTGACTACTCGTGCAACATGATGATTCAAGATGAGATTTCTTATGACAAAGTGACTCTCGTCACAGAACATGCAACTCTATTTTCCACTATGACTGACGAACAAAAGGCTATTTACAATACTGTTATCGAAGCCGTTGATAAGGACGAGGGTGGTACTTTTTTTATGGTTATGGAGGAACAGGTAAAACATTTGTATGGAAAACATTAGGCACTGCACTTCATTTACGTGGTGATATTGTAATCAATGTCATATCAAGTGGTATTGCAGCTTTTCTTCTTACCGGAGGTAGGACTGCACACTCACACTTTAAAATCCCTATAAATGTTCTTGAAGATTCTTTTTGTAACATTCAACTAGATAGTCTGTTAGCTGGTCTTTTAAATGAATCAAAGTTAATTATTTGGGATGAAGCCCCTATGATGCATAGACATTGTGTTGAAAGCGTTTGAGCAAACAATGCGAGATATTATACGTTCAGAAAGCACCAACAAGTCTTTTGGTGGAAAGGTAGTTGTTTTTGGTGGTGACTTTCGCCAGTTCCTACCGGTCATCCCGAAAGGTAGCCGAGCAGAAACAGTATATGCTTGAATTCACTCTTCTAAATTATGGCATGAATGCAACGTTCTTAAGCTCACTAAGAATATGCGACTTCTTCAATGCGTTGGCGATTCTGACGTTAATGATATTTTTGAATTTGCTAAATGGATTTTAGACATTGGTGAGGGAAAAATCAATCTATCCAAAGATGGAGAAGCGGATGTTGAATTTCCTGACGATGTGTTACTGACTTCAAATAACAGCCCAATTCAAAAGATTGTAAATTCAATGTATCCTTCTCTACAGGAGGAGTTTGAGAATTCTAACTTTGTTAAGGAAAGAGCAATACTTGCACCAATGAATCTTGAGGTAGTTGAAATTAATGAGTTTGTTTTGTCCATAATTAACCAACCAGAAACTGATTTTTGAAGTTCTGATGCTCTATGTCCTCATGAAGTTGATGATTTGGTAGCACAACAACTTTTTTCTCCTGAAATCTTAAATGATTTAAGGGTACCAGGTGTTCCAAATCACAAGTTAGTGTTGAAAATAGGGGTTCCTATAATGTTACTTCGTAACGTTGATCAGTCAAAGGGCTTACGTAATGGTACACGCTTAATAGTCGAAAGAATTTTTGATAACACCATAGAAGCACGTATCATCATCGGCCACTCTTTTGGTAATCTTACATACATACCTAGGATGATTGTTGAACCATCTAACAAGACAATTGCAGTGAAATTCAGGAGACGTCAGTTTTCACTAACCGTATGTTTTGCTATGACGATAAACAAAAGTCAGGGTCAGTCTCTTTCTAATGTTGGCATGTTCCTTCAAAAGCCTATTTTCAGTCATGGTCAGCTCTATGTTGCAGTATCTCGTGTTAATAGcaaaaaaggtttaaaagtacttaTATTGGACAAAAATGGTAAGTCACTAAATACAACAAAAAATGTTGTGTACAAGGAAGTTTTGCAAAGCATTACATAAACCAACCCTTCTGCTATCAGTGTACGTATTCGAATTAAGGTGTTTTATATTTTACCTGTAATTCCTTCATAATACATATTATATTCATATATCTTTTGAATTTTTGAATTTTTCATTTACTCCTACAATTGTCCAACACTTAATCTTTCTATGTTTAATTTGGATACTTGTGTCAACACATAACCAAGTTGCTGCACATAAACCCCCTCTTGCATTACATGAAGTTGAGGAGTTCAAAAGCATTAACGGATGTCAACATGTTATCACATGAATATTGCATCAGAATATGTTTTTTTCTTCGTATCATACAGATCATGAATTTTAGCATTACTTTAATGTTACAACTTcactttatttgtaataataaaataatatggaGTTGTTTACCGTATTGTTTGCAATGTTTTTAATTCCAATTCTTCGTTATTATTGTGCGTtcattatatatttagttttagaatcATCTTTGTCATCATTTTTCAGATCTTTAAAATAATTGTGGAACTTAGATCAACGTCTTGattactgatatcggctaaaaagtcacgtttttaccccggtattaaggcccaaaaacaaaaaacattcgaactttatcggaaaaatacccacttcatcagttagaattaaagagcaagtaattatgaagacggtgcaaaaagaattaagagaatcggagctaaaacgaagattctagagcgaaaacggtgaaagataagaaatcaagttacgatccagcgaatcagcaagccaaacggcctaccaaacggcttgccaaatggcttgcctggcttccaaacggcctgccaaacgaccaAGTTAaatgcccctgcaaacggcctggtctggcaaacggcctgccaaacggcatgccagccgtttgcaggcaaatttcatgcTTATTTAAAAGGTCTTTgtcttccaacacacacttcaattcacttctttctctctcttgtacaatattagtcatactttcaaggtcttcgactccgtgcgagaaacctagtacccggagaaggacgccgaagattgtattaggagcggtatggagtttgaagttgtcacttttatattcgaaactcgtttaatttactggtacttttatccttaatctttatataatgtcctctatcattatgttctgtgatgttgttgccatgattagtgagtagttatctttagtgtatgctatgatgtaaccagttataattccaaaataatgttatggtttgtgtatgttgttaaaatgctttccgattatgctttaaactcaattgcttttccaactaatagaacgtagttattggctttgTTATTAGAAAGTAGTGAACCTCAatttagagtacactatctgtgtcaccccttggtaagagaagtctatcggatacaacgtaagatcgaccgaggcacaccggttgtagtaactctatcaagctttggattccgactgaggactcattcgtagtgaaacatctgactagacccttagtacattatcggtcccagaccatgctagtgtagtcaccaagcataaacTTTGTacatgcatgctgaagcacaaaggttgttgtaagctatacctctgctaagtaaggccatggaacccggtcaatgctgattagtacactgcaccataacgcggtctcaagcattgcaccccgcttgagggattcttagttaattaaggaactgtttatttaaacacataaaggattagaccgttagcataaccgaacgtgttcatgaaagtcaacctgacttggtcatggtgttctttatggttgaactctttttttaagggcctaactatattttaaaaccaatcattaacaaaagcattgaaacacatcacgtctctcggatatggtaaaccctgtattctattatgcttaagaaagtttagacctttgtggaatgttaatacgtcacccaactgagtcgctcaattggatgagacaTCTGAACGTGTATGGCTGTAGTCAGACTAcgcgggcgtcgggggtaagggacgttgctgtctattcagaatcttcaagcctatcgcattacccagtgacattttttatgacaggggcgtttaggaccagtataatgaatacaaggcctctccCTATTCGTgaaccagcattccataatcttggcAGAATAATTGATGAAattatagtatgcacttgttttaaccttatctgaattacgaattttattgtatttactttatctgtcttataaactagaaaaaaacCCAATATTATGTAactactactccttcataactatcttaagcttttaatataggttcgattctactcatatgtagtgacctgaacttttccatgtttatatatattaaatgaaattgatatttacatgattaagtgtttccaacatgttaagcaatcaaacttgttaagacttgattaattgaaataggtttcatatagacaattgaccacccaagttgaccggtgattcacgaacgttaaaacttgtaaaaactatatgatgacatatatatggatatatatatatatatatagttaacatgatattataataagtaaacatatcattaagtatattaacaatgaactacatatgtaaaaacaagactactaacttaatgattttgaaacaagacatatatgtaacgattatcgttgtaacgacatttaatgtatatatatcatattaagataaattaatacatcatgatatcatgataatataataatttaacatctcattagatataataaatattgggttaacaacatttaacatgatcgttaacctaaaggattctaaacaacacttacatgtaacgactaacgatgacttaacaactcagttaaaatgtatatacatgtagtgttttaatatgtattcataaacttttgaaagacttcaatacacttatcaaaatacatatacttaacaaaaatgcttacaattacatcctctttcataaagttaatttcaatatgaaaccatagcaatttgattcactcaaaacggatttaaaatgaagaagttatgggtaaaacaagattgattattttttcttgttgtagctatgtgaaaattggtaacaaatctatattaatcatatcctagctaacttatattgtattatacatgtattctaatatattatgtaatcttgggataccatagacatgtatgcaaatgttttgacatatcatatcgacccatctatatatattatttggaacaaccatagacactctatatgcagtaatgttggagttagctatacagggttgaggttgattccaaaaatatatatagtttgagttgtgatgtagcctgagacttgtatacactgggtcgtggattgattcaatataatatatatatatatatatatatatatatatatatatatatatatatatatatatatatatatatatatatatatatatatatatatatatatatatatatatatatatatatatatatatatatatatcgatttatttctgtacatctaactgtggacaactagttataggttactaacgaggacagctgacttagtacactcaaatctttaatatataataaaaatggatgtaattatattttgatcatactttgatatatatgtatatatttgtataggttcgtgaattgatccgtggccaagtcttatttccgaggaaggaaatatctgtgaaagtgagttatagtcccacttttaaaatctaatatttttgggatgagaatacatgcaggttttataaatgatttacaaaatagacacaagtacgtgaaactacattctatggttgaattatcaaaatcgaatatgcccctttttattaagtctgttaatctaagaattaggaaacagacaccctaattgacgtgaatcctaaagatagatctattgggcctaacaaaccccatctaaagtaccggatgctttagtacttcgaaatttatatcatatccgaagggtgtcccggaatgatggggatattcttatatatgcatcttgttaatgtcggttaccaggtgttcaccatatgaatgatttttatctctatgtatgggatgtgtattgaaatatgaaatcttgtggtctattattatgatttgataatatataggttaaacctataactcaccaacatttttgttgacattttaagcatgtttattctcatgtgattattaagagcttccgctgttgcatactaaaataaggacaagatttggagtccatgcttgtatgatattatataaaaactgcattcaagaaacttatttttgatgtaatatattcttattgtaaaccattatgtaatggtcgtgtataaacggtatattttagattattattatttgataatctacgtaatgctttttaaacctttatcgataaaataaaggttatggttgttttaaaaatgaatgcagtctttgaaaaacgtctcatatagaggtcaaaacctcgcgaagaaatcaattaatatggaacgtttataatcaatatgaacgggacatttcagttggtatccgagcgttggtcttagagaaccagaaaattgcattagtgcatcttatcgagtttgttaggatgcattagtgagtctggacttcgaccgtgttttctttaaaaatgattgcttaacattttttgttggaaactatatattattaacatgtaaatattatgtgatatattaatctcttaacatatttgatattgtgtgatagatgtctacctctagcacaaatcccattgactcacctaataataacgaagagtcgaatatatattggcaagattcacaagttcccgaagaactggaagaagaggaaacggaaccggaagaagaggaaccggaagaagaggaaccagaagaagaggaaccggaagaagaagaggttccggaggggggaatagcaggaaccacagaaaaccggtgaaataaaagaaaatcctcaaccaatggaccaaagttaataatggtcaatggtgtttccgctaaggaagcaaaatattgggaaaattaccaattttccgatgaatcggatcctgacgaggattctgatgatgttatagaaattaccccgacccaatttaatgaggcaaaagaaaataataagggaaaaggcatcaaaatagagaaatctgattcctaccccgatgaactttatatgtaccgtcaacatccgtattttcaatatcgtgacaataacccgggaacctctaaaccaccagcttttctaaaccaatgtgaaaaacgacgactcttattagaggaacatcatatatccctagaagattaggaaaaagaaccaagtctaaagaaaaagaaaccagtgattcagattagagggttgtaatcatgttgtgtattatatgtattgtactgtgcttgtacttttatgttctatgtaaaaattgtttgtattgtttgtttttacgaatctaattcttgtcttttttacagtataaaaacaaaatggacgttaagggtagacaaccgaatattttagaagacctaccagaggatatgattgaggaaatcttgtctagagtcgatcagaattcatcagcacatttagttatggtgaaattaacttgtcaaacatttgaaagactttccggaaatgccttagtttata
This genomic stretch from Rutidosis leptorrhynchoides isolate AG116_Rl617_1_P2 chromosome 11, CSIRO_AGI_Rlap_v1, whole genome shotgun sequence harbors:
- the LOC139875557 gene encoding uncharacterized protein, encoding MSADGSNPNINSGQSYNVINFDRTPPDSCFRVPNTSPLSDITNGDVWLIVLLIPMPLNLQLSDKDGRTHNLPTTDEVAAIIVGDVDEDGYRTDVYHRGIDVSNEPRHNKLTIREFFAYRVQSRVGEVSLILLSRKLLQQFIVDAYTMVENTRSNYIQNNQKILRVTPYSNLYDAQESGHQEVSDIGNRVILPTSFTGGARYLQQNYLDSMAIVRAYGHPDLFITVFKIKLDALMNNFKREKTFGKLLGDLYRIKFHKRGLQHAHICLFLDKKDKVPSPDDIDNFITVEIPNKDTDPELYSIVSVFMIHGPCGPKHSTRPCMTKQGFCSKHFPKDFTEETHFDGAGYPRYKRRQDGNFVMKGTTQLDNRYVVPYNKELMKQFQAHMNVEWCNQIGSIKYLFKYISKGPDRISIAIQNSDAANSNQRESNLKDEIENYYSCRYLSACEASWRLFNFEILHRSPAMYRIQFHLPNHQPILYDADDYVDSVLSNPSVGTSQFIKKWTRRKEQRTVGRINFVPPKAGETYYLRILLNKVKGPTFYEDIRTVNNQVHDTFKEACYALGLLDDDREYVASIKVTYEVASDENELKKILYNLALAKIERLLNRSENSLKNIPNMPFLDYEYIDYSCNMMIQDEISYDKVTLVTEHATLFSTMTDEQKAIYNTVIEAVDKDEGGTFFMVMEEQLTKNMRLLQCVGDSDVNDIFEFAKWILDIGEGKINLSKDGEADVEFPDDVLLTSNNSPIQKIVNSMYPSLQEEFENSNFVKERAILAPMNLEVVEINDSDALCPHEVDDLVAQQLFSPEILNDLRVPGVPNHKLVLKIGVPIMLLRNVDQSKGLRNGTRLIVERIFDNTIEARIIIGHSFGNLTYIPRMIVEPSNKTIAVKFRRRQFSLTVCFAMTINKSQGQSLSNVGMFLQKPIFSHGQLYVAVSRVNSKKGLKVLILDKNGKSLNTTKNVVYKEVLQSIT